In a single window of the Globicephala melas chromosome 10, mGloMel1.2, whole genome shotgun sequence genome:
- the LOC115841114 gene encoding large ribosomal subunit protein eL42-like yields the protein MVNVPKTSRTFCKKCGKHQPHKVTQYKKGKDSLYAQGKRRYDRKQSGYGGQTKPIFRKKAKTTKKIVLRLECVEPNCRSKRTLAIKRCKHFELGGDEKRKGQVIQF from the coding sequence ATGGTGAACGTTCCTAAAACCTCCCGGACTTTCTGTAAGAAGTGTGGCAAGCACCAACCCCACAAAGTGACACAGTACAAGAAGGGCAAGGATTCTCTGTATGCCCAGGGAAAGCGGCGTTATGACAGGAAGCAGAGTGGCTATGGTGGGCAGACTAAGCCGATTTTCCGGAAAAAGGCTAAAACTACAAAGAAGATTGTGCTGAGGCTTGAATGTGTTGAGCCCAACTGCAGATCTAAGAGAACGCTGGCTATTAAGAGATGCAAGCATTTTGAGCTGGGAGGAGATGAGAAGAGAAAGGGCCAAGTGATCCAGTTCTGA